The Perca fluviatilis chromosome 2, GENO_Pfluv_1.0, whole genome shotgun sequence genome includes a region encoding these proteins:
- the LOC120553552 gene encoding extracellular calcium-sensing receptor-like: MLGGIFSFHTSWKARQDTYRQKPLPLECTSLNFREFQFAQAMLFAIEEINNSTEILPGISLGYKIYDACGSTARSVSVALALTNGNEVLSALTEAPCTRPAQVQAIMGESSSSPCMAVATVVGPFHIPMISHFATCACLSDKTKYPSFLRTIPSDYYQSRALAQLVKHFGWTWVGAIRSNDDYGNYGMAIFTETAQHLGICLEYTVSFFRTDPPDKIQKIIDIFNASTSKVIVAFLSSVDMDVLIQELSNHNLTGYQWVGSEGWIFDSQIVAMDRHHILDGAVGLSIPKAHVNGMRDFILDVKLLNSSSNEMFPEFWETLFNCKFKQSKSSAGNQRECTGHEDLTGVQNSFTDMSLMPIFNNVYKGVYAVAHALHNILSCNKTCNNKVQLDPFTILQHIKNIKFITNEGDEVYFNENGDPAAKYEIINWQPTEHGIADFVTVGLYDASLPADKQLNLQNKSLIWAQNSQQVPLSVCSEKCLPGTRKVLQKGKPVCCYDCSRCAEGEISNVTDSTTCVRCHPEFWSNERRDACVKKEAEFLSYEEIMGALLTAASLSGTCITAVVAFIFFRYRKTPIVRANNSELSFLLLFSLTLCFLCSLTFIGRPSEWSCMLRHTTFGITFVLCISCVLGKTIVVLMAFRATLPGSNVMKWFGPTQQKLTVLGFTLIQVIICILWLTISPPFPFKNFKEFKDKIILECALGSTVGFWAVLGYIGLLAMLCFILAFLARKLPDNFNEAKFITFSMLIFCAVWITFIPAYVSSPGKFSVAVEIFAILASTFGLLICIFIPKCYIILLKPEKNTKNNIMGKAAPKSF, encoded by the exons GTGGCTCCACTGCCAGAAGTGTGAGTGTTGCACTGGCCTTGACTAATGGTAATGAGGTGTTATCTGCACTCACCGAGGCACCATGTACCAGACCTGCACAAGTGCAGGCCATTATGGGAGAAAGCTCTTCCTCTCCTTGCATGGCTGTAGCTACTGTAGTCGGACCCTTTCATATCCCAATG ATCAGCCACTTTGCTACTTGTGCTTGTCTCAGTGATAAAACTAAGTACCCATCCTTTCTCAGAACAATACCCAGTGACTACTACCAGAGCAGAGCTCTGGCCCAGTTGGTCAAGCACTTTGGTTGGACTTGGGTTGGAGCTATTAGATCAAATGATGATTATGGTAATTATGGAATGGCCATATTTACAGAAACTGCCCAGCATCTGGGCATCTGTCTGGAGTACACTGTATCTTTCTTTAGAACAGATCCACCAGACAAAATACAAAAGATCATTGACATTTTCAATGCTTCCACTTCCAAGGTGATTGTCGCTTTCCTCTCCAGTGTGGATATGGATGTGCTAATTCAAGAGTTGTCCAACCACAACCTGACTGGGTACCAGTGGGTAGGCAGTGAGGGCTGGATCTTTGACTCCCAAATTGTAGCCATGGATAGGCATCACATTCTAGATGGTGCCGTAGGCCTGTCCATCCCCAAAGCACATGTCAATGGCATGAGAGACTTCATTTTGGATGTGAAGCTGCTTAACTCGTCTAGTAATGAAATGTTTCCAGAGTTTTGGGAGACATTATTTAACTGTAAATTCAAACAGTCAAAATCTTCAGCAGGGAATCAGAGAGAATGTACTGGCCATGAAGATCTGACTGGAGTGCAAAACAGCTTCACTGATATGTCGCTCATGCCTATCTTTAACAATGTCTATAAAGGAGTGTATGCTGTGGCCCACGCACTTCATAATATTCTCAGCTGTAACAAAACCTGTAACAACAAGGTGCAGCTAGATCCATTTACG ATTttacagcacataaaaaatattAAGTTCATAACAAATGAAGGAGATGAGGTTTACTTTAATGAGAATGGAGACCCAGCAGCAAAGTATGAAATTATAAACTGGCAGCCAACAGAACATGGCATTGCGGACTTTGTCACAGTTGGTCTTTATGATGCATCTTTACCTGCAGACAAACAGCTGAATCTGCAAAATAAGTCTTTAATTTGGGCACAGAACTCACAACAG GTGCCTTTGTCAGTTTGCAGTGAGAAATGTCTCCCAGGAACTCGCAAGGTTCTCCAGAAAGGAAAACCTGTCTGCTGCTATGACTGTTCAAGATGTGCAGAGGGAGAAATAAGTAACGTTACTG ATTCTACCACATGTGTACGATGTCACCCTGAGTTCTGGTCAAATGAGAGAAGAGATGCTtgtgtgaagaaggaggcagagTTTCTATCATATGAAGAGATTATGGGAGCGCTGCTCACTGCAGCATCCTTATCTGGAACATGCATCACTGCTGTTGTGGCATTCATTTTCTTCAGATACAGGAAAACTCCTATTGTCAGGGCCAACAACTCTGAGCTCAGCTTCCTGCTGCTCTTCTCCTTGActctgtgtttcctgtgttcTCTGACCTTCATAGGCCGGCCCTCTGAGTGGTCCTGCATGCTGCGACACACGACATTCGGCATCACCTTTGTCCTCTGTATCTCTTGTGTTCTGGGGAAAACTATAGTGGTGTTAATGGCCTTCAGGGCCACACTTCCAGGTAGTAATGTGATGAAATGGTTTGGGCCTACACAGCAGAAACTCACTGTTCTGGGTTTCACTCTTATACAAGTTATCATATGTATCCTCTGGTTAACAATTTCTCCTCCTTTTCCATTTAAGAATTTTAAGGAATTCAAGGACAAAATCATCTTAGAATGTGCTCTGGGCTCAACTGTAGGTTTTTGGGCTGTACTTGGGTACATAGGACTTCTGGCCATGTTATGTTTCATTCTTGCTTTTCTGGCTCGAAAACTGCCTGATAATTTTAATGAAGCCAAATTTATCACCTTTAGCATGCTGATATTCTGTGCCGTATGGATCACTTTTATCCCAGCGTATGTCAGTTCTCCTGGGAAGTTCAGCGTTGCTGTGGAGATATTTGCTATTCTGGCCTCTACTTTTGGACTGctcatttgtatatttattccaaaatgttatattatcttactgaaacctgagaaaaatacaaaaaataatataatgggGAAGGCAGCACCAAAGTCATTCTGA
- the LOC120553559 gene encoding extracellular calcium-sensing receptor-like has product MLGGIFSFHSSWKARHDTYRQKPLPLECTSLNFREFQFAQTMLFAIEEINNSTEILPGISLGYKIYDLCGSTARGVRYALALTNGNEVLSALTEAPCTRPAQVQAIMGDTSSSPCMAIATVIGPFHIPMISHFATCACLSDKTKYPSFLRTIPSDYYQSRALAQLVWHFGWTWVGAIRTNDDYGNNGMATFTETAQHLGICLEYSASFFRTDPPDKIQKIIDIIKASTSKVIVAFLNHMDMDVLIQELSNHNLTGYQWVGSESWISDSQIAAMDRHHILDGAVGVSIPKAYVSGMREFILDVKPLNSSSNEMFPEFWETLFSCKFKQSKASAGNQRECTGYEDLTGVQNSFTDMSLMPIFNNLYKGVYAVAHALHNILSCNKTCNNMVQLDPFTILQHIKKIKFITKEGDKVYFNENGDPAAKYEIINWQPTEHGIADFVTVGLYDASLPANKQLILQNKSLIWAQNSQQVPLSVCSEKCPPGTRKVLQKGKPVCCYDCLRCAEGEISNVTDSITCVRCHPEFWSNERRDACVKKEAEFLSYEEIMGALLTAASLFGTCITAVVAFIFFRYRKTPIVRANNSELSFLLLFSLTLCFLCSLTFIGRPSEWSCKLRHTAFGVTFVLCISCVLGKTLVVLMAFRATLPGSNVMKWFGPTQQKLCVLGFTLIQFIICIIWLTISPPFPFKNFKEFKDKIILQCALGSAVGFWAVLGYIGLLAMLCFILAFLARKLPDNFNEAKFITFSMLIFCAVWITFIPAYVSSPGKFSVAVEIFAILASSFGLLFCIFIPKCYIILLKPEKNTKNNMMGKVAPKSF; this is encoded by the exons ATGTTGGGGGGAATCTTCTCTTTCCACAGCAGCTGGAAAGCCAGACATGACACCTACAGGCAAAAACCCCTGCCACTGGAATGCACGAG TTTGAATTTCAGAGAATTCCAGTTTGCCCAGACTATGCTCTTTGCCATAGAGGAGATTAATAACAGCACAGAAATACTGCCTGGTATCTCTCTGGGCTATAAGATCTATGATTTATGTGGCTCCACTGCCAGAGGTGTGAGGTATGCACTAGCCTTGACTAATGGTAATGAGGTGTTATCTGCACTCACTGAGGCACCATGTACCAGACCTGCACAAGTGCAGGCCATTATGGGAGatacctcctcctctccttgcaTGGCTATAGCTACTGTAATAGGACCCTTTCATATCCCAATG aTCAGCCACTTTGCTACTTGTGCTTGTCTGAGTGATAAAACCAAGTACCCATCCTTTCTCAGAACAATACCCAGTGATTACTACCAGAGCAGAGCTCTGGCCCAGTTGGTGTGGCACTTTGGTTGGACTTGGGTTGGAGCTATTAGAACAAATGATGATTATGGCAACAATGGCATGGCCACTTTCACAGAAACTGCCCAGCATCTGGGCATCTGTCTGGAGTACTCTGCATCTTTCTTTAGAACAGATCCACCAGACAAAATACAAAAGATCATTGACATTATCAAGGCTTCCACTTCCAAGGTGATTGTTGCTTTCCTCAACCACATGGATATGGATGTGCTAATTCAAGAGTTGTCCAACCACAACCTGACTGGGTACCAGTGGGTAGGCAGTGAGAGCTGGATCTCTGATTCTCAAATTGCAGCCATGGATAGGCATCACATTCTGGATGGTGCTGTAGGCGTGTCCATCCCCAAAGCATATGTCAGTGGCATGAGAGAGTTCATTTTGGATGTGAAGCCACTCAATTCATCTAGTAATGAAATGTTTCCAGAGTTTTGGGAGACGTTATTTAGCTGTAAGTTCAAACAGTCAAAAGCTTCAGCAGGGAATCAGAGAGAATGTACTGGCTATGAAGATCTGACTGGAGTGCAAAACAGCTTCACTGATATGTCGCTCATGCCTATCTTTAACAATCTCTATAAAGGAGTGTATGCTGTGGCCCACGCACTTCATAATATTCTCAGCTGTAACAAAACCTGTAACAATATGGTGCAGCTAGATCCATTTACG ATTTTACAGCATATAAAAAAGATTAAGTTCATAACAAAGGAAGGAGATAAAGTTTACTTTAATGAGAATGGAGACCCAGCAGCAAAGTATGAAATTATAAACTGGCAGCCAACAGAACATGGCATTGCGGATTTTGTCACAGTTGGTCTTTATGATGCATCTCTACCTGCAAACAAACAGCTGATTCTGCAAAATAAGTCTTTAATTTGGGCACAGAACTCACAACAG gtGCCTTTGTCAGTTTGCAGTGAGAAATGTCCTCCAGGAACTCGCAAGGTTCTCCAGAAAGGAAAACCTGTCTGCTGCTATGACTGTTTAAGATGTGCAGAGGGAGAAATAAGTAATGTTACAG ATTCTATCACATGTGTACGATGCCACCCTGAGTTCTGGTCAAATGAGAGAAGAGATGCTTGTGTAAAGAAGGAGGCAGAGTTTCTATCATATGAAGAGATTATGGGAGCGCTGCTCACTGCAGCATCCTTATTTGGAACATGCATCACTGCTGTTGTGGCATTCATTTTCTTCAGATACAGGAAAACTCCTATTGTCAGGGCCAACAACTCTGAGCTCAGCTTCCTGCTGCTCTTCTCCTTGActctgtgtttcctgtgttcTCTGACCTTCATAGGCCGGCCCTCTGAGTGGTCCTGCAAACTGCGACACACGGCATTCGGCGTCACCTTTGTCCTCTGTATCTCTTGTGTTCTGGGGAAAACTCTAGTGGTGTTAATGGCCTTCAGGGCCACACTTCCAGGTAGTAATGTGATGAAATGGTTTGGGCCTACACAGCAGAAACTCTGTGTTCTGGGTTTCACTCTAATACAATTTATCATATGTATCATCTGGTTAACAATTTCTCCTCCTTTTCCATTTAAGAATTTTAAGGAATTCAAGGACAAAATCATCTTACAGTGTGCTCTGGGCTCAGCTGTAGGTTTTTGGGCTGTACTTGGGTACATAGGACTTCTGGCCATGTTATGTTTCATTCTTGCTTTTCTGGCTCGAAAACTGCCTGATAATTTTAATGAAGCCAAATTTATCACCTTTAGCATGCTGATATTCTGTGCCGTGTGGATCACTTTTATCCCAGCGTATGTCAGTTCTCCTGGGAAGTTCAGTGTTGCTGTGGAGATATTTGCTATTCTGGCCTCCAGTTTTGGACTgctcttttgtatttttattccaaaatgttatattatcttactgaaacctgagaaaaatacaaaaaataacatGATGGGGAAGGTGGCACCAAAGTCATTCTGA